The stretch of DNA GTATGCCACCTCCACGTTCGCATCCCCGATACGGGGGTCGAACAACCGCATCCGGTCGACGATCGCGGCGAAGGAGTCGCTGTCGAACGACGGGGAATCGAGGCCGATGCCGGTGGTCGTGCAACCATCCGCATCGCAGGTGATCGTGCCCAACGCCTCGCGCGGAATGACGTCGCCTTGGGTGAGGGTGCGAACAGCGCCACCGACCGTCACGGTCTTCCCGACATAGCTTTGCGACATGAACCCCGCCTCGACCGGATCGGTCACGATGGCAAAACGCACGCCCATTTGCGTCGCCTTCTTCGCCTGGTTGACTTCCCACAGATAGCGACCGCCATCGATGATGCCGAAGATGAGGAGAATGAGCAGCGGGAGGACAAGCGCGAACTCGGCCGCGGTGCCGCCCGTGCGATCGTTCCAGAGCCGGTGGATGCCCGTCATATGCCCATCACCGCAGACTGCGAGGTAGCGTTGAGGGTCAGTCCCAGCGGCACCCCGATATATCCGAAAACGGTGGGGTGGGGGATCGATGCCGTCACGGTGACGAGCGGTGCACCGACCGTACTGTCGCGGTAGATGCCGCCCATGGTCTGGTCCGCCGTGGCAGCATCGCCATCGTCGGCAGTTGCCGCGCAGACCACGGAGATCGTGAAAGCGGCGGCGCCCTGGTTCCAACCCCACAGCAAATCGTCGGCGGTTGCATCGAGCGTGCCCTTGCTCGCGATCAGTTCGGCATCGGTGACGATGTCATTGTCCGCTGGAAGGGTTGTCCCGCAATTGCCGTCGTACTGGTTCTGCGCGTGCCGCCCGGCGAACCGCGCGGCGTCGCGAACGCCCTCGACGAGGCGATGCTCGGAATAGAAATAATGCCCCATCTCGAACGCGCCGGCGACCAGCACGAGCACGAAGGGTAGCGACATCGCCAGTTCCGCCGCGGCGGTGCCGGCCGTATCGGAAAAGAGGCGACGAACGCGCATCATTTGACCAGATACGGCTTGTCACGGCGCACCACCGTTTCAAACGCGTTCGCGGATGCTTTCGTCTTCTCGATATACTCGACGTAAATGTCCTTCTGGTCGGTATACAGATTGGAACCCGTGCCTCGATTGATGGCAGGCTCGACGAGGAAGACGTTGATCCATTCTGCGACCGGCACATTCGGTTTATGACCATTAATGCCGAGCGCCTGGCAGTTGAGAACCGCGACCGTGATGAGGCGGCGATCGGGCTGGCCGGTCGCGACGTTTGTATCGACGCCTGCCGCCCCGGTGGCGGGAATCCCGAATGCCTTTTTGCTCGACCCGCCCTGCGACACGCCGATGCCGCGAAGGCCCATGGGGGTGGTGACCGACTTGTTGTCGATCTCCCAGCGGTAGACGTCGTAGCGCGCCGGAATCGTGCTCGCGAGCGCGCCCGTGTTGTAGCCGAGCGCGGTACGCCATTGTGCCTCGGTCCAGCCACCGTAATTGACCTTGAAATAGGCGTTGGCATCCCACTGGCCCGATCCCTGCACACCGCAGGTATGACGCGAACGGAGCGAGCTGTGGCACTTGTCATGGGGATAGCCCATGAAGGTGGGATAAGAGTCGAACGCCCCGTAATCGCGCAGCGTGTAATTGGCGGTTCCCGGCCCAGGGACCACGGTCCCGCCACCGTTTGGTTCGGTGCGCCAGGTGACCTTATTGCCTTTGCCCTCGTCCTTATAGATGCGCGTCCCGTCGGCGTTCTTGTAGATGATGCCGTCGTCGCCCGGCCCGTCGCGGTCGGGCAGGTAGGGGTCGTACGCGTCCGCGGCGTCGAACTCCCACGAGCCAGCATTCTTGCAGGCAGTGGCGTTCGCGCCGTTGACATCGCATTTGAGGTCCTTGCGCGTGTTGACCGAGGGGGAGCAGGTCCCGCCGCCATTCTGCGTCGGGCAGGTGGAATTGCCGTTGGCGTAGACGTCCATGCGCGTGTTGAAGGCATCGAGGACAGAGGCGGTCATGCCGGTCTTGGTCGTGACGCCATCGGTCGATTGGCAGACGCCCGACGGCGTATTCCAGCCAAGATTGCCGCCGAGCGCGGGGGCGCCGTTGCCTTCGCCCGCCTCGAGCCAACCGAAGTTGCCCGGAACCGTCGCGTCGCCGGTCACGAGCCGCAAGCCGGTGCCCCGCGCCGGATCGTAACCCAACAATTCGTCGGTGTTGGTCGAGGGTTCGGTCGGGTTGCAGATCATCACGGGCGGCGTCTTGCAGATCGC from Sphingomicrobium sp. XHP0239 encodes:
- a CDS encoding TadE/TadG family type IV pilus assembly protein produces the protein MTGIHRLWNDRTGGTAAEFALVLPLLILLIFGIIDGGRYLWEVNQAKKATQMGVRFAIVTDPVEAGFMSQSYVGKTVTVGGAVRTLTQGDVIPREALGTITCDADGCTTTGIGLDSPSFDSDSFAAIVDRMRLFDPRIGDANVEVAYSGSGLGFAGDPNGPDLAPLVTVSLTGMTFSPIFTLQLFDVPIPRASSSLSAEDFAGTTSN
- a CDS encoding TadE/TadG family type IV pilus assembly protein, with product MMRVRRLFSDTAGTAAAELAMSLPFVLVLVAGAFEMGHYFYSEHRLVEGVRDAARFAGRHAQNQYDGNCGTTLPADNDIVTDAELIASKGTLDATADDLLWGWNQGAAAFTISVVCAATADDGDAATADQTMGGIYRDSTVGAPLVTVTASIPHPTVFGYIGVPLGLTLNATSQSAVMGI
- a CDS encoding pilus assembly protein TadG-related protein, with amino-acid sequence MAPILGVSVFALVAAGGIAFDYARLATLDTELQSAADQAALAAATQLDGQADAIARATAAAEHLVGNDTYLADDDVGIDIEILQVRFYATQGAAEAHNGTDCPTASTTADDSAANFVCVRTVTRRANFALTPVVGSLGGNAQAMAVAGMESAICKTPPVMICNPTEPSTNTDELLGYDPARGTGLRLVTGDATVPGNFGWLEAGEGNGAPALGGNLGWNTPSGVCQSTDGVTTKTGMTASVLDAFNTRMDVYANGNSTCPTQNGGGTCSPSVNTRKDLKCDVNGANATACKNAGSWEFDAADAYDPYLPDRDGPGDDGIIYKNADGTRIYKDEGKGNKVTWRTEPNGGGTVVPGPGTANYTLRDYGAFDSYPTFMGYPHDKCHSSLRSRHTCGVQGSGQWDANAYFKVNYGGWTEAQWRTALGYNTGALASTIPARYDVYRWEIDNKSVTTPMGLRGIGVSQGGSSKKAFGIPATGAAGVDTNVATGQPDRRLITVAVLNCQALGINGHKPNVPVAEWINVFLVEPAINRGTGSNLYTDQKDIYVEYIEKTKASANAFETVVRRDKPYLVK